The DNA window NNNNNNNNNNNNNNNNNNNNNNNNNNNNNNNNNNNNNNNNNNNNNNNNNNNNNNNNNNNNNNNNNNNNNNNNNNNNNNNNNNNNNNNNNNNNNNNNNNatgtaattcacctcttccattgaagggttctcaggatcataagcttcttcttcagatgaagcttccttagtgcTGCCTGGtacattttgcattccagacagactttgagaaatcatattgacttgctgggtcaatattttgttctgagccaatatggcattcagagtatcaatttcaagaactcctttcttctgattagtcccattgttcacaggattctgtttttatctttcccaagcttcatagaggggttctccttccttctgtctgaaggttttgacttccactctaagcttactcaatttttgaggtggaaagaactttgccaagaaggcattgactaacttttcccaagagttcaggctttctttaggttgtgagtccaaccatattctagctctgtctcttacagcaaaagggaatatcataagtctgtagacctcagggtcaaccccattagtcttgacagtgtcacagatttgcaagaactcagctaaaaactgatgaggatcttccaatggaagtccatggaacttgcaattctgtcaaagttgtttgctccaatggcagggatagagatgcttctcccatagaagtcgggagttggtgcagtaaagtcacccagcaccttccttgcattgttggcattgttgttgttttcggctgccatgggttcttcttccttgaagatttctgttaggtcctctacagagagttgtaccttaacttctcttagctttcgcttcaaggtcctttcaggttcaaggtcagcctcaacaagaatgcttttgttattgctcttgctcatatgaaagagaagagaacaagaaaatatgaaatcctctatgtcacagtatagagattccttgagatgtcagaggaaaagaaaaatagaaggcagaagtagaagaattcgaacttatcaagagagatggagttcgaattgttcattgaggaatagtgttagtccataactagaaagatgtgagaagaggggaagtaattttcgaaaatattaaaaagatttaaaaaaaacattttgaaaaattttcgaaaataagtgGGGAagagaaatcaagtgattttagaaaaagattttgaaattagaaagtaaaaagatttgattgaaaactatttttgaaaaatatgtgattaaaaagatatgattgaaaagttatggttttaaaaagatatgattgaaaagatatgatttgaaaaataatttaaaaagattacattttgaaaagattttgaaaacttaaaaaaaattgatttgaaaacaaaatcttccctcttgtgccatcctggcgttaaacgcctagaatggtgcacattctggcatttaacgcccaaaacactatccttttgggcgttaaacgcccagccaggcaccctggctggcgtttaaacgccagtttgccttcttcactgggcgttttgaacatccagctttttctgtgtgattcctctgctgtatgttctgaatcttcaattctctgtattattgacttgaaaagacacaaattaaaaatatttttggattttcaaTAATGAGGAATGATCAAAATGCaacttaaaatcaaataacaatgcatgcaagacaccaaacttagcagtttgtatactactgacactaacaaaatgagaatgcacataagaaacacaaaacactcaagtcaagagaatttaaagattagagcaatgaaatcatcaagaaaaacttgaagattaatgaagacacatgaatgaatgcaaaagaacagaaacatgcaattgataccaaacttaacatgagacactaaACTCAACATAAAACATTTTTGgtatttatgattttgtaatttttttggatttttcaaaaattaagtgaaagagaaaataaagttatcaaaattcttaatgagaattccaggaatcattgcaatgctagtttaagactccggtccaggaattagacatggcttcacagccagccaagctttcaaagaaagcttcggtccaaaacactagacatggccNNNNNNNNNNNNNNNNNNNNNNNNNNNNNNNNNNNNNNNNNNNNNNNNNNNNNNNNNNNNNNNNNNNNNNNNNNNNNNNNNNNNNNNNNNNNNNNNNNNNNNNNNNNNNNNNNNNNNNNNNNNNNNNNNNNNNNNNNNNNNNNNNNNNNNNNNNNNNNNNNNNNNNNNNNNNNNNNNNNacgaaattgtgatcatcaatggtgccatcaacatggtacgctcaattgcaatctcaactctttatcacaacttcgcactactagccagcaagtgtactgggtcgtccaagtaataaaccttacgcgagtaaaggtcgatcccacagagattgttggtatgaagcaagctatggtcaccttgtaaatcttagtcaggcaaactcaaatggttatgaatgatgaatagaacataaagataaagatagagatacttatgtaattcattggtgggaatttcagataagcgtatgaagatgctttatcccttccGTCTcgctgctttcctactatcttcatccaatccttcttactcctttccatggcaagcttatgcaagggtttcaccgttgtcagtggctacctcccatcctctcagtgaaaatgttcctatgctctgtcacagcatggctaatcatctgtcggttctcgNNNNNNNNNNNNNNNNNNNNNNNNNNNNNNNNNNNNNNNNNNNNNNNNNNNNNNNNNNNNNNNNNNNNNNNNNNNNNNNNNNNNNNNNNNNNNNNNNNNNNNNNNNNNNNNNNNNNNNNNNNNNNNNNNNNNNNNNNNNNNNNNNNNNNNNNNNNNNNNNNNNNNNNNNNNNNNNNNNNNNNNNNNNNNNNNNNNNNNNNNNNNNNNNNNNNNNNNtgaaaatacataagaacaaggtctaggcatggccgaatggccagcctcccaatgatctaagatagcataaaaatgaagatagctaccaaagtctcaaaatacaatagtaaaaggtcctacttatagagaactagtagcctagggtttacagagatgagtaaatgacataaaaattcacttccgggcccacttggtgtgtgcttgggctgagcattgaagtattttcgtgtagagacttctcttggagttaaacgccagcttttatgccagtttaggcgtttaactaccattcttgtgccagttccggcgtttaatgccgggcagttttgagctgatttggaacgccggtttgggccatcaaatctcgggcaaagtatggactattatacattactggaaagcccaggatgtctacttttcaacgccgttgagagcgcgccaattgggcttctgtagctccagaaaatccactttgagtgcagggaggtcagaatccaatagcatctgcagtcctttttagtctctgaatctgATTTTTACTctagtccctcaatttcagccagaaaatacctgaaatcacagaaaaacacacaaactcatagtgaagtccagaaaagtgaattttaactaaaaactaataaaaatatactaaaaactaactaaaacatactaaaaatatactaaaaacaatgccaaaaagcgtacaaattatccgctcatcaatgataCTAATGCTTATGAGAATATTACCGTGAGTGGGCCACCTCCATCAGTGATAGCTCAGACAACCGCAACAAAGGCTCCATTGCGTCAAAAATTATCAAGGTGTCCTTTGGCACAAAAGTACGAACCAGATTTCGAACCATCCGGTACGTTGAGTGATCATGAAATCAGCAAAAATGCTGGCTTGAAATGGCATAAGAGTACTACTCAACGCAAAGGTCAGAAAGCAACATCATCGATTAAGATTACAAACTCAATTAATTGGCTTGATTTAGATGTTCTTCTTTTGACATGGGTTTTTTCCctaaataaactgaaaatagtGAAAAAAAGGGTTTTACTTTCCTTTTCTGATtcacaaaatcctaaaaataaaaatagaaaccaTCCAAGCCCTTTGGTATGTAGATAATATCATCTCActttctaatttatttaaattattactgATGAATTGTTCTGGAAAAAAATGAAAGCCAAATTTCAAGATTTTAGGACtaagttgaaaaaaaataataaaattaagcaATTACAAGTACTTAAGCAAAATCTCTACACTCTTGTGATATACTCTTAAAAGAACATAACATatctataaataatatttaaataggCGAAAGagattatttgttattttttcaattttttttatattaaaaatcctCTTTGACGTAGAAGTTGCATCTTGTAGAAGAAAATTCCTACACGTGGAGACTTTAAACTACAGCGAGGACGTCCATGGCTATACGAATCCTATGATTTGGTGAACATGTTTGGTGATGAGATTCCTACGGTAATATTCCAGTATTCCCTTCTTTCCCTTATATCCTGATGCACTAAATACTTTGTGTCTCTGTTTCAAATActtatacatatttttattcaaattgaTAGTGCTTGGAGGTGGCATTTAAGCCAACATCAGAAATGGTTTTCATGGGAAGTGAGTTGGCTATTGTTGCCTATATCTTTGGAACAGTAGGTCACTTCTATTGATTTTGAAGATTTGGAATCAAACGCTTATTTCATGAGATATAACCTGCAATTTTGTTATCAACAGAGAGATTCTTGTGCCTAATGAACATTGTTGTGGAAGCCGAGAAGCATTGATGACCCTTTGTTCGAAAAATCGGATTGGAGATAACGTAAGTCATGAAGTAATTCATGTGATATACCTTTTTTATTCTGTCGAATTTGATTGATGACTGACAATTTCTGGCTCGTCAACTGTAGGTTTTGAATCTGGTGGCATCAAAGCTTATAAAACGTGCAGCAATTATAGTGGAAGGCAACAAATGGTTCCTCCCAACCACTTTTGCTGTAAGTTTCAAATGGCATAAATAATTTAGCTTTTGATTATggccattatttatttattatcccAAAATAGCTTGAGTTAAGCTTTGATTTCATATTACTCTTGTTATTGTTAATATCTTGCAGCAAATAGCACTCCAACAACGAGATATTTCTGTTGCGACAATGGAATAcatcaaaacaaatttttggGCAAGGTTGAAGATCTCTATAAGGTAATAGACTACTTTGATGAGTTTTTTCAActatggtaaaaaaaataattaactatttttatcCTTGTAACTAATAAATGATTTAACCTAATGACACAGATATACATACCTATTAATGTTAAAGATAATTAGTTCCTagtatttgtgaaaaaaagtAGAGAATTGATTACATATCTAGACTCTCTAAAGTGCTCAAAACAAAGACACGAGAAGATGAAGGTAATAGATAATGTGGTGTGTTCAATGGACTTTTAACCTTCAAAAACATATCTCTGTTTTGCTTGTGAAACCAATCCCATTTCAAATTGTGTTTacattgattttcaaatttctttcttAGAGAATCTACTATTGGACGATTGGTTTTACCAATCGGATAATACTGAAAGGCTGATGGTTTCAAAGTTCAAATTTCATGAGCCAGATGTGTCACAACAAGATGCTAATCATAAGTATCATAAATCAATTACCTAACCCATGATATAATTTAGGATTATACAAACCACGTAAGTTAAATGCTTAAATTCAATTCTTTGATGGAGGAGGCATTAATTTGttgtaaaaaataatgaaactcTTGTTTTTGAAGTAATGACTGTAGTGTGTAGGTTGCGCAATAGCAAACACTCTGTCATCTATGGCGACGTGATGCCATATCAGTATGATCACTTGCTCCAATTTGCATTAtatacttcaattttttttgttataacaTCTATCTCAATTTAACGATGGAGGTATACGTCTTAAATATTAGGTGATCAACGAatacaacaaaataaagatGGCCATAGACTTAGTATATATACCTCATAATCCAAGGAGAGAAGACATTCAAAGACTTGCTATTGAAATTTGGAATAAAAAGATGTCCAAAAATGTCACTCAGGTTTAGGGTGTAATCTTTCAGAGTCCATGTTAAAaactatataatttttaaaattgtggaaATGTAATTGTATTTATTACCTTGTGTTTTGTCATTGCTAATCCTCATATACTTTTAGCTAGTtcaagttgttattttttactATGGATGAATGGGAGAATTTTTATTCCAAGAAAAACCCAAAAGTAATGATGACGTAATTAATATATCTAAATCTAAGTGGCTTCCTCATTATAATAATTATGGTTTCATAGGCATCAATGGTTTGTGTCTTTCGAAATTACCTTTACACTTAAGATAGGTCAAACAAAAACTAATGCGAATAccttttataaatatttgataTACCCCACCAGCTTGCCTAGCTATAAACCCATAATTTGAGATGTTGGCACACCACACATATACATGATGCCATCTTGTGCCTTATTTGCATCAGCTAATTGCTGATGGTTCGGAATTAAGCGAACCATGCATTGTGGTACTAAGTCATGGTTATTTTTATCGAACAAATTTTTAACCCTCCAAATAGTTACACTTTTATCAAAGTACAAATGCTTTCGTGTCTCAGCCCATTGTTCCTTTTTTTCGTAAAACATTTTTATGGtatttcttctctttcaatccggctttattacaaaagaacctTCGCCTTGAGTAATAACCATCTTTGGTTTTCACAAAATCCCTTTCCGAACTCCAAAGCCAACACATTTAGCATATCTCACATACATATCATATGTTACCTCAGAagttgaaaatatatgattgataATATCTTCAACTGTAATAATTTCACATTGCTTGCAGCCACCAGATAGACATTTTTCCGTTTCCATCTCTTGGTCCAAGCAACAATCATCGTTATTAGCTGAACCTACCTCTATAATTTTCATCTCCATCtgaaaattacataaataaagtATCAATATGAAATTTAATATCAAGGTAAATATGCATATAATATAACATTAGTCAATTAAGACCTAGCCTAataaattagagaggaaaaaaatCACTCCCCTTTAggataatgataaaaaaatatataaattgtaaTTATAGTGTAATAAGTTAtattatgataaaataaaatgatgtgataaaaaaatattaatctacATTATTACAGTGGTTATTATTGAATATGCACAATTTTAAGTGGGtaaagattttataaatttttggaGAAGCATTTATTTCCATTTCCAAAATCCATGAAACACTATCCCTAAAATCATAttgtggcaaaaaaaaaaaaattatcaacgaattttgttaatttaaagaATTTATTTATGATGTTTTATTATCGCCCACTTCTAATATAAAAGAGCacactaaaacaaaatttaatccttCTATGTTTGGCTAAAATTAGGCTCAATGCCAATCAAATAATCACCACAAATCTTGAACAAGTAAATAGTTTGCAAATTAACGTTTATATCAATGATAAAAGttcaacaacataaattgctattattaattaaaaagaataaccTAACAATTAGtaattataattacaaattataaattattaattatcaacCAAACTAAGAACATAATAACAATTATAACagagaaatattaaaaatatagaggtccattgatttatttttgttgggagTGAAGAAAAGAGTATAGTACTAGTAGTTCTTGGATACTTACCTGATGAAAGAGGCAGCAACGGCTCTCAAGGGGACCCACGTCGTTGAGGGCAAAGTGCTAATGGTGATAAGATTTAAACAGTCGTTATACCTCCTATAAGAGAGGACCATAGGAGATTTAATAGTGGAAGGGACACGCATATTAGTGAAACATTAGGCTCCTTCAAAATCAGCACCGGACTCACCTCTTGCTACAGAAACACGACCTATTacttctttcaaaaaaattttacaagaaaTTCCAACAAATTTTTACCCTTTCTTTCTGAAATCATTAGCCCTTGATAGCTTAGAGGAGGGAAGGAGGGTGGAATTgaggattttgaaaattaatagcTCAGAGAAAGGAGCGCGGGATTAAAGGTTTTGGAAATTGATGGTTCAGAGAGAGGGTGAAAATGGAGTATACCAACTCATAAttaataagaacaaatatattaaCTCGTGCCATAGACgtaataagattgaaattataattttaagttattttgttaaaattataaagaaaacatgttatgcattgtttgttttttcttaatctAGTGTTAAGTGTATCAactctaaaataattattaatcggTTTcagtaatttacttttttcaataaatcagacatatatacTCAATGTGATCATAAATAACCTAGTAATACTTAGACCACCAACAAATTTTGTTTATGTTGTTTTACTGTCAAGTAAGAATATATCAAAATCAGCTCAAGATGAACAACAAATTATGAGAGAACTCTAATGCACAAAGTTCTCtaataaataatgaataatttaaacccactaaaaaataacttaacactcttctttaatgcttgtaaaACATATACTTGGAACaatattatatcaatgttaGTATGATTAACGTAATTTTAAAAGAGTTTATCAAGggaataaaataatacaatttttttatgataattttaatattcttaaGTTATAAATgtagaataagaatgtattacCCATTAGCACCTATAATTTGccaatttttttaacttatagtaataaattttaataaatttgattaagagaattcgaaattatctttttattataggCTCTCAAAAACTTCCCTATATACCATATTTATCGTGCAATTATCTTCCAAGTGTCTGTAATTTTGCAACAGCAATCGCAGACCATCTTTACTCTTTACTCTTGATAACGCAACATACAATTGACCATGGGTGAAAACTGACCTTAAAAGGTATATTTCAACTTTTGATAGAGTTTGTTCctgaaatttatttattgtcattgcAAATGACATAATAATTGGAAATTGTCTTCTTTGAAACCTAACCGGTAATGTTTCATTATTTGGAATTTGATTCAGTCTTGGTATAAGAACAATAATTCTAGCTTTCTTACTGGTTAAAGTCTTGCATTCTATCACATGATTTTCTATTCTTCTAAGATTGTATTCTCGTTTCATTGCACAAACCATTAGTTTGGTCTATATTTCGTAGCAAAATAACAGGAGCGCCAACCTTTACGATCAATTTGTCTGGTAGTAGATCTGAACAAAACTCTTCTTTTTCGGTTAAGAGTCCAATAacatttaaatgaaaaaaaactgaattaaaaacattaaattaatgacaaataaataaataatataataaattacttataaattaaagaaattttactaatttattttatattaaacgataaaactaaaaatatatcaataaaaaGATATACCTTTAAAAAAAgtcacaataaaatttaaaatatttgcataaataaattgttaaaatttaCGTTATTGATAAAATGACACTAGTATATAATTTattgacaaaaattaaaataaaaaataattttttgtagattaatataaattaattacataccaaataagttagtttttcatttttttgtctCAGTATATCAACATGAGTAAGAAAATTGAAATGATTGGCAGAAATTTTATACGATCATCGACCGTATTTACCATACATGACTCattcttaaaagttattctacACACGTGTACTGTCGGAAGATAAATTCCGCTTGATTTCCCAATCAGAAAATTTGAGAAGACATAGACCTTCTCCTCGATCAGTTTATTCTCAAACATCTTTGTCAAATAATTCttgattgaataaagaattTTATCGCActgtaaaacaaattaaatataaaagctaTTAGTACTTATAAAGTTATTAAATCACACTATCTTTGATTCGTGCAAAGGTTTActtatcaaataaatttaaaatatgaactaaaaatatttataaactgGACTTAGTATCAATTGAAAGAATCATGAAAATAATCAACTAACCTTATCATCCATGAAAACCATTTCTATATAAACCGTCTTGCTCTTGTCAAATTTGGATAGAACTTTCCATAATCTTATAATTCTTgactttatttttca is part of the Arachis duranensis cultivar V14167 chromosome 1, aradu.V14167.gnm2.J7QH, whole genome shotgun sequence genome and encodes:
- the LOC107480553 gene encoding uncharacterized protein LOC107480553; the encoded protein is MRFLRAWRWHLSQHQKWFSWEVSWLLLPISLEQEILVPNEHCCGSREALMTLCSKNRIGDNVLNLVASKLIKRAAIIVEGNKWFLPTTFAQIALQQRDISVATMEYIKTNFWARLKISIR